A single region of the Lysinibacillus sp. B2A1 genome encodes:
- a CDS encoding AraC family transcriptional regulator yields MSWIESIQKAINYIEVHLLEDITMEQIAREVHSSVFHFQRTFSILTDMSIADYIRRRRLTLAAQELVNTDEKIIDLAYKYGYDSPEAFTKAFRKQHHVTPSEARKKQGPLQSYNRLVIQVSLKGAEPMKYRIEEKEAFQVVGVKRTYNCQSGENTREIPQFWNEMNSKDFDKQLIQLNNGEIKGVLGVCVPDPNYPQNSLIDYWIAADHVGDVPNDLLAMDIPASKWVVFEVHGPMPDAMQNTWKQIYSEWFPSNPYEPIGSAELEVYSEQDPFNPDCYSEIWIPIK; encoded by the coding sequence ATGAGTTGGATTGAGTCGATTCAAAAAGCAATCAATTATATCGAGGTGCATTTATTAGAGGACATTACTATGGAGCAAATTGCACGAGAGGTTCATTCTTCAGTCTTTCATTTTCAACGGACTTTCTCTATTTTAACGGATATGTCCATTGCGGATTATATAAGACGTAGAAGATTAACATTGGCTGCGCAAGAGTTGGTGAATACTGATGAAAAAATAATCGATCTCGCCTACAAATATGGCTATGACTCTCCTGAAGCTTTCACAAAGGCATTTCGCAAGCAACATCATGTAACGCCTAGTGAAGCTAGAAAGAAGCAAGGTCCATTACAATCATACAATCGCCTGGTCATACAGGTAAGTCTGAAGGGAGCAGAACCAATGAAGTATAGAATTGAAGAAAAAGAAGCATTTCAGGTGGTAGGGGTAAAAAGAACTTATAATTGTCAAAGTGGTGAAAATACGAGAGAGATTCCTCAATTTTGGAATGAAATGAACAGCAAAGATTTTGATAAGCAGTTAATTCAATTAAATAATGGAGAAATTAAGGGTGTACTTGGAGTTTGTGTTCCAGATCCCAACTATCCACAGAATAGCCTGATTGATTATTGGATTGCTGCCGATCATGTAGGGGATGTACCAAATGATTTACTAGCAATGGACATACCAGCATCTAAATGGGTTGTCTTTGAAGTACATGGTCCTATGCCAGATGCAATGCAGAATACTTGGAAACAAATATATTCTGAATGGTTCCCATCTAATCCTTACGAACCGATAGGATCCGCAGAGCTTGAAGTGTATTCTGAACAGGATCCATTTAATCCTGATTGTTATTCTGAAATTTGGATACCGATTAAGTAA
- a CDS encoding GNAT family N-acetyltransferase → MIEQIDTKRLYLRKMKLEDANNLFQIWSDPDVTKYMNIMNLTDVKQAQEMITILDQLAKEQKGIRFSIIEKTSHKIIGSCGFNSFDDENNTAEIGYELAKAYWGKGFAQESIAALIHYACTTLNIKKIEAKVEPANKNSIKLLEKLKFSYIGTLPETETSDDISIYALIQ, encoded by the coding sequence TTGATAGAACAAATTGACACAAAAAGACTATATTTAAGAAAAATGAAATTAGAGGATGCCAATAATTTATTTCAAATTTGGTCAGATCCTGACGTAACCAAATATATGAATATTATGAATTTAACGGATGTTAAACAGGCACAAGAAATGATTACAATACTTGATCAATTAGCGAAAGAACAAAAAGGCATTCGTTTTTCAATTATTGAGAAGACATCCCATAAAATTATTGGCTCTTGTGGATTTAATTCATTTGATGATGAGAACAATACCGCAGAAATTGGCTATGAGCTTGCGAAAGCTTATTGGGGAAAGGGTTTTGCGCAGGAAAGTATTGCAGCTTTAATTCATTATGCCTGTACCACTTTAAATATAAAAAAAATTGAAGCAAAAGTTGAGCCTGCTAATAAAAACTCCATAAAATTACTAGAAAAGTTGAAATTCAGCTATATAGGAACATTGCCAGAAACTGAAACATCTGATGATATTAGTATTTATGCTTTAATACAATAA